GTTTTTATAACTGAAGAATACTATGAGCAAAAGCTACGCCTGTATAGGCTTACAAAATCCTAAGTCCCCCGAAAATGTCGGCTCAGTCATGCGCGCTGCAGGTTGCTATGGGGTAAACTCAGTATTTTATACTGGCCGCCGCTATGATGTAGCCAAACCCTTTTATACCGACACCCAAAATGCCTACCAAAAATTGCCCTTAATAGGCGTGGAAGACTTAGCCAGCGTGGTGCCTTTAGGCTGTGTACCGATTGCAGTAGAATTGGTGGCTGGCGCCAAACCCCTGCCCAGTTATAAGCATCCACCCCGCGCTTTTTATATTTTTGGCCCCGAAGATGGCAGCCTAAGCAAAGCAGTCACAGATTTTTGCAGCGAAACCATTTATGTGCCCACTGATGGCTGCATGAATTTAGCCGCCACGGTCAATGTTATTCTATATGACAGGCTGGCTAAAGGTGACGACTTTTCCTACCACCATGCAGCGCTGAAGCATCAGTCCTAGGCCGCTAAGCGTCTAGTCATATCCATACTGATACTAACACCCCTATTGACCACAACACTAAGGCCAAACTATGCGAGACGTAGCCATTACCCACCAGCCGGTAGAGTTATATAAAATTCTGAAGTTTGAAGGCATGGTACGC
Above is a window of Dasania marina DSM 21967 DNA encoding:
- a CDS encoding RNA methyltransferase; the protein is MSKSYACIGLQNPKSPENVGSVMRAAGCYGVNSVFYTGRRYDVAKPFYTDTQNAYQKLPLIGVEDLASVVPLGCVPIAVELVAGAKPLPSYKHPPRAFYIFGPEDGSLSKAVTDFCSETIYVPTDGCMNLAATVNVILYDRLAKGDDFSYHHAALKHQS